From one Phycisphaerae bacterium genomic stretch:
- a CDS encoding PEP-CTERM sorting domain-containing protein — translation MKSRKVIGIAGLLVVGILATAGPSLGQGVGNVGALPSLFTQGATSGGWSIGPYDVVRDPTGPAWLKELWGPNAAPVVAQPGQTFSLSETLTVGDKLPWLDWHEKIITPGWEWVAPSLFLANGNPPSGLSVSYTPSTATQGGEIDFYFDPLQPGTQVNIRKQLQYVGVPGTVFTGGILIAEYPTPEPASLALLGLGGLAFLRRRRGR, via the coding sequence ATGAAATCACGCAAGGTAATTGGAATTGCGGGCTTGCTGGTAGTGGGCATCCTCGCGACGGCCGGTCCGAGTCTCGGCCAGGGCGTGGGGAATGTCGGTGCCCTCCCCAGCCTGTTCACGCAGGGTGCTACCAGCGGCGGCTGGTCGATCGGGCCGTATGACGTGGTTCGGGACCCGACTGGTCCGGCCTGGCTTAAGGAACTCTGGGGGCCGAATGCGGCGCCTGTTGTCGCTCAGCCGGGACAGACCTTCAGCCTGAGCGAGACACTCACCGTAGGCGACAAGCTTCCATGGCTTGACTGGCATGAGAAGATCATCACGCCGGGTTGGGAATGGGTTGCCCCCTCGCTCTTTCTGGCCAACGGCAATCCGCCGTCTGGACTGTCCGTCTCCTACACACCGTCGACCGCGACCCAGGGCGGGGAAATCGACTTTTACTTCGACCCGCTACAACCCGGAACGCAGGTCAACATCCGCAAGCAGCTGCAGTATGTCGGAGTGCCGGGGACGGTGTTCACCGGTGGCATCCTGATTGCCGAGTATCCGACGCCCGAGCCGGCTTCACTGGCTTTGCTCGGACTGGGCGGGCTCGCGTTCCTCCGGCGGCGCCGTGGGCGATGA
- a CDS encoding class I SAM-dependent methyltransferase encodes MSTVRCPGSLPGASTAEAISPATCGSCGQTGARRVRSLAFPGHPGPFHLWRCRHCGLVFNWPRLAAEPMKRQYDGDYYVFNARPEHRWSRATQLYLNYLNPFESCHPSGRLLEIGCAQGHLLAIASHRGWQAEGVEISAEAARVARSEFGLSVHTGSLEGLGDELGHFDVAIATDVIEHVPDPRGFLQAIRSRLLPGGLAIIETPNWGGVWRRLGGRRWLGLNRFHISLFDAACLKRLMRECDLMPTAVFSTTNTVCSDWGGRPELTRFLPLLPRGLRWRVQGRLSRMTPRSAEHRLEPNPPASLSAALDLISLLQEAHLDRSGPHAGGTPFTADFWLSGDNLAVVGRAVSS; translated from the coding sequence ATGAGTACCGTCCGCTGTCCCGGCTCGTTACCTGGCGCGTCGACGGCCGAGGCGATATCGCCGGCGACTTGCGGCTCGTGCGGTCAGACCGGTGCGCGGCGGGTGCGGTCGCTGGCGTTTCCGGGTCACCCGGGACCGTTTCACCTGTGGCGCTGCCGCCATTGCGGCCTGGTCTTCAATTGGCCGCGGCTGGCAGCCGAGCCAATGAAGCGGCAGTACGACGGCGACTACTACGTGTTCAACGCCCGGCCCGAGCACCGCTGGAGCCGAGCCACACAACTCTACCTGAACTACCTGAACCCGTTCGAGTCCTGCCATCCCAGCGGACGGCTTTTGGAGATCGGCTGCGCACAGGGGCATCTACTGGCTATAGCCAGCCATCGAGGCTGGCAGGCCGAGGGGGTGGAGATTTCCGCCGAGGCTGCCCGAGTGGCGAGGTCCGAGTTCGGGCTATCGGTTCACACCGGTTCGCTGGAGGGGCTAGGGGACGAGTTGGGCCATTTCGACGTCGCCATCGCGACGGACGTCATCGAGCACGTGCCCGATCCCCGGGGATTCCTGCAGGCCATACGCAGCCGGCTTCTACCCGGCGGGCTCGCCATTATCGAGACGCCGAACTGGGGCGGTGTGTGGCGGCGGCTGGGCGGGCGGCGATGGCTGGGCCTGAACCGCTTCCACATCTCCCTGTTTGACGCAGCCTGCCTCAAGCGTCTCATGCGCGAATGCGACCTCATGCCGACGGCGGTCTTCTCGACCACGAACACGGTGTGCTCCGACTGGGGAGGGCGACCGGAACTCACACGATTCCTTCCCCTGCTGCCGCGCGGTCTGCGGTGGCGTGTCCAGGGCCGATTGAGCCGAATGACGCCCCGGTCGGCGGAGCACCGCCTTGAGCCGAACCCGCCGGCGTCCTTGTCCGCGGCGCTGGACCTCATTTCCCTCCTGCAGGAGGCACACCTCGACCGGTCCGGACCTCACGCCGGCGGTACACCATTCACTGCGGACTTCTGGCTGAGTGGAGACAATCTGGCGGTGGTCGGGCGTGCCGTCAGCAGCTGA
- a CDS encoding methylaspartate mutase subunit E, translating to MNAHSCHTIVLGGIGGDSHSVGLIVLNRALVAQGYQVHFLGIQNRIEDFFSWADGCDLVMISNMDGHAKHYLRGFSSLLQHHAGHRPLWYLGGNLSVGDSRDSANEFLQMGFDRVFSEFTDVQTVIRIVKKDLAGTKARNAGHRHIVRLRPDEQAEPRVLGQPMDAGEFDRQRCDVLAQWSTGRGAADLADNAAFLARQPSLACVQSLVHSGDLPILIQPRSGVPLVQDQIELFQAFKAAGVRVLSYQVDSYTRNNRYADADEAIRLSAARGRPTMNGFPVVNHGVAGLRQVIHAVGVPLQTRHSTRDPRLLAEISYAGGVSSFEGGAICYNIPYYKDYPVEDSIRAWQYVDRLTGLYAERYGLVLDREFFGVLTATLVPPSLAIAINVLEAELAIREGVRCVSLGYAEQGHRSQDIAAMRVLRELGDELEHRYRDRAVQVGTVFHQYMAAFPRDPRQAEELIYQSAITATLSKATRVLIKSPVEPVRIPTVQDNVRGIELVSRAVSAASEASVDEEAIATEMFMIHREVSVILDSVRDVGEGNLASGICRAFREGLLDVPFSPSVHNRGAVLTARDAEGAVRFLSAGRLALGRDQREYHREKMAKRLRQERMRFADTDFLLIEQDVMRIARGEHGHWPLDRREAADDTDLRSTASLAGTL from the coding sequence GTGAACGCGCATTCCTGTCACACCATTGTGCTGGGGGGGATTGGCGGCGACTCGCACTCGGTCGGCCTGATCGTTCTCAATCGGGCCCTGGTCGCCCAGGGTTATCAGGTCCACTTCCTCGGCATTCAGAACCGCATCGAAGACTTCTTCTCGTGGGCCGACGGATGTGATCTGGTGATGATCTCGAACATGGATGGGCATGCCAAGCACTATCTGCGTGGCTTTTCCAGTCTTCTTCAGCACCATGCGGGCCATCGGCCCTTGTGGTACCTCGGCGGCAACCTGTCGGTCGGCGACTCGCGGGACAGTGCGAACGAGTTCCTGCAGATGGGGTTCGATCGTGTCTTCAGCGAGTTCACTGACGTGCAGACGGTCATCAGGATCGTCAAGAAGGATCTGGCGGGGACCAAGGCACGTAACGCGGGTCACCGGCATATCGTCCGGCTGCGACCCGACGAGCAGGCCGAACCGCGCGTCCTGGGCCAGCCGATGGACGCCGGGGAATTCGACCGCCAGCGTTGCGACGTACTCGCGCAGTGGTCCACGGGCCGGGGTGCGGCCGATCTGGCCGACAACGCCGCGTTTCTGGCCCGGCAGCCGTCGCTCGCCTGCGTTCAGTCGCTGGTCCATTCCGGCGATCTGCCGATCCTGATCCAGCCGCGCAGCGGCGTACCCCTCGTCCAAGACCAGATCGAGCTGTTCCAGGCGTTCAAGGCCGCCGGGGTGCGTGTGCTCTCGTACCAGGTCGACTCGTACACCCGAAACAACCGATACGCCGACGCGGACGAGGCCATCCGGCTCAGCGCCGCCCGAGGCAGGCCGACGATGAACGGCTTCCCGGTTGTCAACCACGGTGTGGCCGGCCTTCGGCAGGTGATTCACGCGGTCGGCGTACCCCTGCAAACCCGTCACAGCACCCGCGATCCCCGGTTGCTCGCGGAGATTTCCTACGCCGGAGGGGTCTCCTCGTTCGAGGGTGGGGCGATCTGCTACAACATCCCGTACTACAAGGATTATCCTGTCGAGGACTCGATCCGGGCGTGGCAGTACGTCGATCGACTAACCGGTCTCTACGCCGAGCGGTACGGTCTGGTTCTCGACCGCGAGTTCTTCGGCGTGCTCACCGCGACGCTGGTTCCACCGTCGCTGGCCATTGCCATCAACGTCCTGGAGGCCGAGCTCGCCATCCGGGAAGGGGTGCGCTGCGTCAGCCTCGGCTATGCGGAGCAAGGCCACCGCTCCCAGGACATCGCCGCCATGCGTGTCCTCCGCGAACTCGGCGACGAGTTGGAGCATCGATACCGGGACCGGGCTGTTCAGGTTGGCACGGTGTTTCACCAGTACATGGCCGCCTTCCCGCGCGATCCCCGGCAGGCGGAGGAGCTGATCTACCAGTCCGCGATCACCGCGACGTTGTCGAAAGCGACCCGTGTCCTCATCAAGAGCCCGGTCGAACCGGTCCGCATCCCCACGGTCCAGGACAACGTTCGCGGCATTGAACTTGTCTCGCGAGCGGTATCCGCGGCCTCCGAGGCATCCGTTGATGAAGAAGCGATCGCCACGGAGATGTTCATGATCCACCGCGAAGTCTCGGTCATTCTGGACTCGGTGCGAGACGTCGGGGAAGGCAATCTGGCCTCGGGGATCTGCCGGGCCTTTCGTGAAGGACTGCTGGATGTGCCCTTCTCGCCCAGCGTGCACAATCGCGGCGCCGTACTCACCGCCCGCGATGCCGAGGGCGCGGTTCGATTCCTCTCCGCGGGCCGGCTGGCCCTAGGCCGGGATCAGCGCGAGTATCATCGTGAGAAGATGGCCAAGCGTCTTCGCCAGGAACGGATGCGGTTCGCGGACACCGATTTCCTGCTGATCGAGCAGGATGTCATGCGGATCGCGCGCGGCGAGCACGGCCACTGGCCGCTCGACCGGCGCGAGGCCGCGGATGACACCGATTTGCGCTCCACGGCGTCCCTGGCCGGAACGCTCTGA
- a CDS encoding glycosyltransferase family 4 protein → MTMGTGDISVPHLALVAGHPARLGGMEKFGRFVVRAALSAGWPVTIALSGEDIYSELAGSGRARLRVDRVDWLDATFAGDRRYQWPLILERRRWFSRTRPDVALFVQSSNTPLRASVVGAWLANVPVVSTHRTLPWPVENPPIGRHLFGLIPGLGLHRRQVIRKTWLTARLARCVVFNSQRVRQAYEREYGYPRDKGRVIPNAVEAVSAGLGEGEPSPATITIGFVGRVSREKRLDVLLRAVAALRTDRRVRIRIHGDGPERELLAALASDLSIADLIDWCGPADDVGPAYRACDLIVLCSPRESSSNMVLEAMAAGKPTIVTDVGGLPELVDHGRCGWCVPPTDIEALTSALTTLIADDRLRADLGVKARAKARREHDPASIAAAWLDVLREAAGLAICRGVRTLPASTLALGNLDGLAAR, encoded by the coding sequence ATGACCATGGGGACTGGCGACATATCGGTACCGCACCTGGCCCTTGTGGCCGGTCATCCTGCTCGCTTGGGCGGGATGGAGAAGTTCGGCCGCTTCGTGGTCCGGGCGGCGCTTTCCGCCGGCTGGCCGGTCACGATTGCGCTTTCCGGGGAGGACATCTACTCCGAGTTGGCCGGGAGCGGCCGTGCCCGGTTGCGCGTGGATCGCGTCGATTGGCTCGATGCGACCTTCGCGGGCGACCGCCGGTACCAATGGCCGCTGATTCTCGAGCGCCGGCGGTGGTTTAGCAGGACTCGTCCCGATGTTGCTCTCTTCGTTCAGTCCTCGAACACACCGTTGCGGGCCTCGGTGGTGGGTGCTTGGCTGGCCAATGTGCCTGTGGTCAGTACGCATCGCACCCTGCCATGGCCGGTGGAGAATCCCCCGATCGGCCGACACCTGTTCGGCCTCATTCCCGGCCTGGGGCTTCATCGCCGCCAGGTAATCCGAAAGACGTGGTTGACGGCGAGGCTTGCCCGCTGCGTGGTCTTCAACAGTCAGCGCGTGCGGCAAGCGTACGAACGCGAGTACGGTTATCCGCGCGACAAGGGACGAGTGATTCCCAACGCGGTGGAGGCCGTTTCTGCGGGGCTGGGTGAGGGCGAGCCCAGCCCGGCGACGATCACGATCGGTTTCGTCGGCCGTGTCAGCCGAGAGAAGCGACTTGACGTGCTGCTCCGCGCCGTGGCGGCTCTGCGAACCGACCGGCGGGTCCGGATCCGGATCCATGGTGACGGCCCCGAACGTGAATTGCTGGCCGCATTGGCGAGCGATCTGTCGATTGCGGACCTCATCGACTGGTGCGGCCCGGCGGACGACGTCGGGCCTGCCTACCGGGCATGCGACCTGATCGTGCTCTGCTCGCCCCGGGAGTCGTCGAGCAACATGGTGCTGGAGGCCATGGCGGCGGGCAAGCCGACGATCGTGACCGACGTCGGGGGTCTGCCGGAACTTGTCGATCATGGCCGCTGCGGCTGGTGTGTTCCGCCCACGGACATCGAAGCGCTCACCTCCGCCCTCACCACCCTGATCGCAGACGACCGCTTGAGAGCGGATCTCGGCGTCAAGGCTCGAGCCAAGGCCCGGCGCGAACACGACCCGGCGTCGATTGCGGCGGCCTGGCTTGACGTCCTTCGCGAGGCTGCGGGTCTCGCGATATGTCGCGGCGTGCGGACACTGCCGGCATCAACCCTTGCCCTGGGGAACCTCGATGGTTTGGCTGCTCGTTAA
- a CDS encoding glycosyltransferase family 2 protein: MGLSAGTISVIVACRNAAATLGEALESVLAQTVPPMEILVVDDRSTDESAALARSFGPRIRVLVNPGRGPGAARRLGVSEASGEYIAFVDADDTVEPTKHEQQLAVLQSRPPGTVVHTGSYLYWADSSRAGYRRPGGEKATGQCLQTIFEANPLCSASIMLRRSLILELGNYDPELIGAEDYHLSLRAATCCDFVYLPEPLYRIRRHAGSITHRQSLMAFYHWLAQDKFRRQYPEAFAALPPDVIRRSMVDPVLRAVEGAYWRRDPDGYQRLLRLAIGLVRGNSFGPAERAGIERLWRRRWCPMLLLRWLDRIRSAQAQPRTEVA; encoded by the coding sequence ATGGGTTTATCGGCCGGTACCATCTCGGTCATTGTCGCGTGTCGCAACGCCGCGGCCACCCTCGGCGAAGCGCTGGAAAGCGTGCTTGCGCAGACCGTCCCGCCGATGGAGATCCTGGTCGTCGACGACCGGAGCACGGACGAGAGTGCCGCCCTGGCCCGCTCGTTTGGCCCGCGAATCCGTGTGCTGGTTAATCCCGGCCGCGGCCCGGGCGCCGCCCGGCGGCTGGGTGTCAGCGAGGCCAGCGGCGAGTACATCGCCTTCGTGGACGCGGATGACACCGTCGAGCCGACGAAGCATGAACAGCAGCTAGCCGTCCTGCAATCCCGCCCGCCTGGCACCGTGGTCCACACCGGCTCGTATCTCTACTGGGCGGACAGCAGCCGAGCCGGCTACCGGCGTCCAGGAGGCGAGAAAGCCACCGGCCAATGCCTGCAGACGATCTTCGAGGCCAATCCCCTGTGCAGCGCCTCGATCATGCTCCGGCGCTCGCTGATCCTCGAACTGGGCAACTACGATCCCGAGTTGATCGGCGCGGAGGACTATCACTTGTCGCTTCGCGCCGCGACCTGCTGCGACTTCGTTTACCTGCCGGAGCCGCTGTACCGCATCCGCCGCCACGCGGGCAGCATCACCCACCGTCAGTCGCTCATGGCCTTCTATCACTGGCTCGCCCAGGACAAGTTTCGTCGCCAGTATCCGGAGGCTTTCGCCGCTCTGCCTCCGGATGTGATTCGGCGATCCATGGTGGACCCGGTGCTTCGGGCGGTGGAAGGAGCTTACTGGCGACGTGATCCCGACGGTTACCAGCGCCTGCTGCGGCTGGCGATCGGACTGGTCCGCGGAAACAGCTTTGGACCGGCCGAGCGAGCCGGCATTGAGCGTCTGTGGCGGCGGCGATGGTGTCCGATGTTGCTGCTCCGCTGGCTGGACCGCATTCGATCGGCGCAGGCTCAGCCTCGAACGGAGGTGGCCTGA
- a CDS encoding glycosyltransferase yields MISDKNIVCFASGWHYHPTSKHHVMRRLSEHNHVIWVNWHASRCPRIRLDDLRTIGSKLLQIQKGPRQVSSNLTVITPPQIPFPGSSLARRINVALVRRAINRVLSRIPVRPTQFWSFAPDVADLVGSFNEELVLYYCVDAFGEFPGYDRDLIERRERELLARSDVVLATSEPLYEAKKLLHDHVHFIEHGVDHLHLSRAVTEQLSVPADLAALPKPVFGFVGVVGEWVDMELMAGLARKQPNGSVVVIGPVAGPRGSGSHLPNLHWLGPKDHSELPNYLKGFDVGLIPFRKVPLTYHANPIKLYEYLAAGVPVVSTHLPAVRPLPGSVWLADDIAGTVNCCGQATQHNSTEERLRRSQSMQVESWTARLEQISRIVDEIESRRTLSADPPGVPIAVPIAGAAPVPSLCCRPN; encoded by the coding sequence ATGATCAGCGACAAGAATATCGTCTGCTTCGCCAGCGGCTGGCATTACCATCCAACCAGCAAGCACCATGTGATGCGCCGGCTGTCGGAACACAATCACGTCATCTGGGTGAACTGGCACGCGTCCCGCTGCCCTCGCATCCGCCTGGACGATCTTCGGACGATCGGTTCCAAGCTTCTGCAGATCCAGAAGGGCCCGCGGCAGGTATCCAGCAATCTCACCGTGATTACGCCCCCGCAGATCCCGTTTCCGGGTTCGAGTCTTGCCCGTCGGATCAACGTCGCTCTTGTCCGCCGAGCGATCAACCGCGTCCTTTCGCGGATTCCCGTCCGGCCGACCCAGTTCTGGTCGTTCGCGCCGGACGTCGCGGACCTGGTGGGCAGCTTCAACGAGGAGCTGGTGCTGTACTACTGCGTGGATGCTTTTGGCGAGTTTCCCGGATACGACCGCGACCTGATCGAACGGCGAGAACGTGAACTGCTCGCCAGGAGCGACGTTGTCCTGGCCACGTCCGAGCCGCTCTACGAGGCCAAGAAGCTTCTTCACGACCACGTGCACTTCATCGAACATGGCGTGGATCACCTCCATCTGTCGCGGGCGGTGACCGAGCAGCTGTCCGTTCCGGCCGATCTGGCTGCTCTGCCCAAGCCGGTCTTCGGATTCGTCGGGGTGGTCGGCGAGTGGGTGGACATGGAGTTGATGGCCGGCCTGGCCCGCAAGCAGCCGAACGGGTCGGTCGTGGTCATCGGGCCGGTGGCCGGGCCACGCGGTTCCGGGAGTCATCTGCCGAACCTTCACTGGCTGGGCCCCAAGGACCACTCCGAGCTGCCTAACTACCTGAAGGGTTTCGACGTCGGGCTGATTCCCTTCCGTAAGGTTCCTCTGACCTATCACGCGAACCCGATCAAGCTGTACGAGTACTTGGCCGCCGGTGTCCCGGTGGTCAGCACCCACCTGCCGGCGGTACGACCGTTACCCGGCTCCGTCTGGCTGGCCGATGATATCGCCGGCACGGTGAACTGCTGCGGCCAGGCGACGCAGCACAATTCGACCGAGGAACGCCTCCGCCGGTCGCAGTCCATGCAGGTCGAGTCCTGGACCGCCAGGTTGGAGCAGATCAGTCGCATCGTTGACGAGATCGAGAGCCGGCGGACCCTATCCGCGGATCCACCGGGGGTTCCGATTGCAGTTCCGATCGCCGGGGCCGCGCCGGTTCCCAGCCTCTGTTGTCGGCCGAACTAA
- a CDS encoding TIGR03087 family PEP-CTERM/XrtA system glycosyltransferase, whose protein sequence is MKLLVLIHRLPCPPDRGAKLRAAAELRWLAARHQVWCAGFIDPPGEDEPGSGAAIEASLTQLRAECRAVEAIPLRRSFARLRAMVGLCGGGTATEAYFVSSRLRRTVLRWSCKVGFDAVLAFSSSMARLALEVSAPRRVLDFVDLDSRKWAESVNRACWPMNWVYRTEARRLARREREWMTGFDATVLCTPREAELVSDPLLRQGLHVIETGAAAGTLFAGSAMPGPQAGAGDCLPSEPVVGFLGAMDYGPNVDGVCWFAERIWPLIIEKRPDARLLIVGRSPSKAVRNLANGDWVEVTGAVPEVEPHLRRMRVMVAPLRLARGLQTKVLTAMAAGRPCVVTPCVAEGIGAQAGQELLVAESPAAFAAAVTEVLGDEARAAAVGRAGRRFVIRRYRIDDALARLERLLVAEPRVGGAA, encoded by the coding sequence ATGAAGCTGCTGGTCCTGATCCATCGACTGCCCTGCCCGCCGGACCGCGGGGCCAAGCTGCGTGCCGCCGCCGAATTGCGTTGGCTCGCGGCCCGCCACCAGGTCTGGTGTGCTGGTTTCATCGATCCGCCTGGAGAAGACGAACCCGGATCCGGGGCCGCGATCGAAGCCTCCCTGACCCAGCTGCGGGCCGAATGCCGGGCGGTGGAGGCGATCCCGCTGCGTCGCTCGTTTGCCAGGCTGCGGGCCATGGTGGGACTGTGCGGGGGGGGAACGGCCACGGAAGCGTACTTTGTGTCCAGCCGGCTTCGTCGCACGGTGCTCCGTTGGTCCTGCAAGGTGGGTTTTGACGCGGTGCTGGCGTTTTCGTCGAGCATGGCCCGACTGGCCCTGGAGGTTTCCGCCCCCCGGAGGGTGCTCGACTTCGTCGATCTGGACAGCCGCAAATGGGCCGAGTCGGTGAACAGAGCCTGCTGGCCGATGAACTGGGTCTATCGAACCGAGGCCAGGAGACTCGCCCGGCGCGAAAGGGAATGGATGACGGGATTCGATGCCACGGTGTTATGCACCCCGCGGGAGGCGGAGCTGGTGTCGGATCCCTTGCTGCGTCAAGGGTTGCACGTGATCGAGACAGGAGCGGCGGCGGGAACACTGTTTGCCGGGTCGGCCATGCCGGGCCCGCAGGCGGGGGCGGGGGATTGTCTGCCATCCGAGCCGGTGGTCGGTTTTTTGGGGGCCATGGACTATGGGCCCAACGTCGACGGGGTGTGCTGGTTTGCAGAGCGCATCTGGCCGCTGATCATCGAGAAGCGACCTGATGCCCGGCTTCTCATCGTGGGCCGTTCCCCGTCCAAGGCGGTGCGCAACCTGGCGAACGGTGATTGGGTCGAGGTGACCGGCGCGGTGCCCGAGGTGGAGCCGCATCTGCGGCGTATGCGGGTGATGGTTGCCCCGTTGCGGCTCGCTCGCGGGCTGCAGACCAAGGTTCTCACCGCGATGGCCGCCGGCCGGCCTTGCGTGGTGACCCCGTGTGTGGCGGAAGGCATCGGTGCCCAGGCAGGCCAAGAACTGCTGGTTGCCGAGTCGCCGGCTGCGTTTGCCGCTGCGGTCACGGAGGTGCTCGGCGATGAAGCTCGAGCGGCGGCTGTCGGTCGGGCCGGCCGGCGGTTTGTCATCCGCCGATACCGCATCGACGATGCCCTTGCCCGTCTGGAGCGACTGCTCGTGGCCGAGCCCAGGGTAGGAGGAGCGGCATGA
- a CDS encoding FemAB family PEP-CTERM system-associated protein — MAVEVRDLDESSVRTWELYVDGHQDGTLFHTLLWRDAVRESFGHRSCYLTAWRGGSCVGVFPLMQVSSCLAGTILVSVPYAVYGGTLADDPEAHAALLDRARQLAARLKAQWIDIRSVRPQWPELPVVRRYVTFRKRLPRDVDRVLSSLPRKARAAARQARDVYHLEASFDDSHLGTVWSLYSRSMRRLASPNYPLKFFRYLVEHTPAVGSGAGRNGKDSRLGHMVQLVRHGCRPIAGLVSFVYRGTLMPYFSGCDDGFERTHPNNFLYLTAMERGVEAGCQAFDFGRSRVDNAGAYNFKRFQGFEPTPLHYQYYVPDGGREPNLHPGNTRLSLARRVWPRLPLAVTRPLGSWLARSIPG, encoded by the coding sequence ATGGCCGTGGAAGTTCGAGATCTCGATGAGTCAAGCGTACGGACCTGGGAGCTCTACGTGGACGGTCATCAGGACGGGACCCTGTTCCACACCCTGCTGTGGCGCGATGCGGTCCGAGAATCTTTCGGACACCGAAGCTGCTACCTGACCGCGTGGCGTGGCGGGAGCTGCGTGGGGGTGTTTCCGCTGATGCAGGTCAGCAGCTGTCTGGCCGGCACCATCCTGGTCAGCGTGCCGTATGCCGTCTATGGCGGTACGCTGGCCGACGATCCAGAGGCTCACGCCGCCCTCTTGGACCGGGCCCGGCAACTGGCCGCCCGACTCAAGGCCCAGTGGATTGACATCCGGTCGGTCAGGCCGCAATGGCCCGAACTGCCGGTGGTTCGCCGCTACGTCACGTTCCGCAAGCGATTGCCTCGCGATGTTGACCGGGTGCTGAGTTCACTGCCGCGCAAAGCCCGTGCCGCCGCCCGTCAAGCCAGAGACGTATACCACTTGGAGGCAAGCTTTGACGACTCCCATCTGGGCACCGTCTGGTCGCTTTACAGCCGGAGCATGCGCCGCCTGGCCTCGCCGAACTATCCCCTCAAGTTCTTCCGCTACCTTGTCGAGCACACGCCGGCGGTGGGAAGCGGCGCGGGAAGGAATGGGAAGGACAGCCGCCTGGGCCACATGGTCCAGCTGGTCCGCCATGGCTGCCGCCCGATCGCCGGGCTCGTCAGTTTCGTCTACCGTGGGACCTTGATGCCCTACTTCTCCGGCTGCGACGACGGATTTGAGAGGACCCACCCGAACAACTTCCTGTATCTGACCGCGATGGAACGGGGTGTGGAGGCGGGGTGTCAGGCGTTCGACTTTGGGCGGTCCCGCGTGGACAACGCCGGGGCCTACAACTTCAAGCGTTTCCAGGGTTTCGAACCGACGCCCCTTCATTACCAGTACTACGTACCCGACGGTGGCCGAGAGCCGAACCTGCATCCCGGCAATACACGGCTGAGTCTGGCTCGTCGCGTCTGGCCACGACTGCCGCTGGCGGTGACGAGGCCGCTCGGATCATGGCTGGCCCGATCGATTCCTGGCTGA
- a CDS encoding CpsD/CapB family tyrosine-protein kinase codes for MGRIADALKRAQLERARHTMAGGVVVEETPGSRFAGAPAGADPRDSLVAASFTSTPFSSLLTPPEPSATPMAINPPPRPAFTATLPPIPREDIHAEVLAFHDPASPITEKYRSVRTRLLTSNPGGSTRVYSITSAASGEGKTITAANLGFSLAELRHLRVAIVDLNFRNRGLSRLFQCDKQPGIADVLRGEKTLAEVCAPMPRPNLHFIGAGDCGTSGPSDLLSGGRVAEAFREIGERFHYTLVDTPPISAFADIGLIAPLCHYALIVIRMNKTPEPLLRRCVKLLQANHIAIAGSILTGYTEEAMSCGENQDYYLGGM; via the coding sequence ATGGGACGGATAGCGGACGCACTGAAGAGAGCTCAACTCGAGCGAGCCCGCCACACGATGGCGGGCGGTGTCGTCGTCGAGGAGACGCCGGGGTCTCGGTTCGCCGGAGCGCCGGCCGGCGCCGATCCGCGTGATTCGCTCGTGGCGGCATCGTTCACCTCCACGCCGTTTTCGTCCCTCCTGACGCCGCCGGAACCGTCGGCCACGCCCATGGCCATCAATCCCCCGCCACGTCCGGCGTTCACCGCGACCTTGCCGCCGATCCCTCGCGAAGACATTCACGCGGAGGTCCTGGCATTCCACGATCCGGCATCACCCATCACCGAGAAGTACCGATCGGTTCGCACGCGGCTGTTGACCTCCAACCCCGGCGGCAGCACACGGGTCTACTCGATCACTTCCGCGGCGAGCGGCGAAGGCAAGACCATCACCGCCGCCAACCTGGGATTCAGCCTCGCGGAACTGCGCCACCTCCGCGTCGCGATCGTGGATCTGAACTTCCGCAACCGCGGTCTGAGCCGTCTCTTCCAGTGTGACAAGCAGCCCGGCATCGCCGACGTCTTGCGCGGGGAGAAGACCCTGGCGGAGGTCTGCGCCCCGATGCCGCGTCCGAATCTGCACTTCATCGGCGCGGGCGACTGCGGGACCTCGGGTCCGAGCGACCTGCTTTCTGGCGGGCGGGTGGCCGAGGCATTCCGCGAGATCGGCGAACGCTTTCACTACACCCTGGTGGACACTCCGCCGATCAGCGCTTTTGCCGACATCGGGCTGATTGCCCCTCTCTGCCACTACGCCTTGATCGTGATCCGGATGAACAAGACGCCGGAGCCCCTTCTCCGCCGCTGTGTCAAGCTGCTCCAGGCGAACCACATCGCGATTGCGGGCAGCATCCTGACCGGCTACACCGAAGAGGCCATGAGTTGCGGCGAAAACCAGGATTACTACCTGGGTGGGATGTAG